One part of the Candidatus Nealsonbacteria bacterium genome encodes these proteins:
- the valS gene encoding valine--tRNA ligase — protein MEPAYDPNQTENKIYNLWEKSGFFNPDKLPGKRKKTFSITIPPPNVTGSLHMGHALNATCQDILIRQKRMQGFKTLWLPGIDHAGIATQNVVEKQLKKEGKTRFDLGREKLIERIWEWKEKYGDTILNQFKKLGCSCDWSRTRFTMDENYVRAVKVAFSNYLKKGWIYQGERVVNWCPRCQTSLSDLELEHKENKNGKLWYIKYPIKDSRDFITVATTRPETMLGDTAVAINPKDERYKNLVNKKIILPLVGKEISIIVDRLVDLKFGTGAVKVTPAHDLKDYEIGLRHKLEIIKVIDEKRKITTLAPQKYQGLSALEAREKIIEDLKQLNLIEKIEDYTVSVPQCYRCKTTIEFLPSKQWFLKMTELAKLAEEPIKNGKIKFHPKRWEKNYLNWLKNVRDWCISRQIWWGHKIPIEGTNDVLDTWFSSALWPFATLGWPEKTKDLKDYFPTQVLATAPDILYLWVVRMIFSGMEFMKKIPFENIYINPTVFAKTGERMSKSLGTGVDPMDLITKYGSDATRFGIIFQISDRQDIKFSEENILMAKKFCNKIWNASRFVLMQIKDLKFNIKDLESIKNSKKLTLADKKIIKQLNLTIKSTDEYLGKFQFGKTANKLYDFFWHDFCDIYIEKTKSQKEKINTQKVLIFVLLNSLKLLHPFLPFITEEIYQSLPIKNKKKLLIIESWPK, from the coding sequence ATGGAACCAGCTTACGACCCAAATCAAACGGAAAACAAAATTTATAACCTTTGGGAAAAGTCCGGTTTTTTCAATCCCGATAAACTGCCCGGCAAGCGAAAAAAAACCTTCAGTATTACCATCCCCCCTCCAAATGTAACTGGCTCCCTGCATATGGGACATGCCTTAAACGCGACCTGCCAGGATATTTTAATCCGCCAAAAAAGAATGCAGGGATTTAAAACTCTTTGGTTGCCCGGCATTGACCATGCGGGAATCGCCACCCAGAACGTGGTGGAAAAACAATTAAAAAAAGAAGGAAAGACCCGCTTTGACTTAGGCCGGGAAAAATTAATTGAGAGAATTTGGGAATGGAAAGAAAAATACGGAGACACAATTCTCAATCAATTTAAAAAATTGGGCTGCAGTTGCGATTGGTCAAGAACCAGATTCACGATGGACGAAAATTATGTCCGGGCGGTAAAAGTTGCTTTTTCAAATTATTTAAAAAAGGGCTGGATTTATCAGGGAGAACGGGTAGTTAATTGGTGCCCGCGATGCCAAACCAGCTTGTCGGATTTGGAATTGGAACACAAAGAAAACAAAAATGGTAAGCTTTGGTATATAAAATATCCGATTAAAGATTCCCGAGATTTTATTACAGTAGCCACAACAAGGCCGGAAACCATGCTGGGCGACACGGCTGTAGCTATCAACCCCAAAGATGAAAGATATAAAAATCTGGTCAATAAAAAAATAATTTTACCCTTGGTTGGAAAAGAAATCTCGATTATCGTTGACCGGTTGGTTGATTTAAAATTCGGAACCGGAGCTGTCAAGGTTACCCCGGCTCATGATTTAAAAGATTACGAAATAGGGCTTAGGCATAAATTGGAAATCATAAAAGTCATTGATGAAAAAAGAAAAATTACAACTTTGGCCCCTCAAAAATATCAAGGGCTTTCGGCTCTTGAAGCTCGGGAAAAAATAATCGAGGATTTGAAACAATTAAATCTCATTGAAAAAATTGAAGATTATACAGTATCGGTTCCTCAATGTTATCGCTGTAAAACAACGATTGAGTTTCTGCCTTCAAAGCAATGGTTTCTGAAAATGACTGAGTTGGCAAAGCTGGCGGAAGAGCCGATTAAAAATGGAAAAATTAAATTTCATCCCAAAAGATGGGAAAAAAATTATCTTAATTGGCTAAAAAATGTTAGGGATTGGTGTATTTCCCGCCAAATCTGGTGGGGCCATAAAATTCCCATTGAAGGAACTAATGATGTTTTAGATACCTGGTTTTCCTCGGCTTTATGGCCTTTTGCCACTTTGGGTTGGCCGGAAAAAACAAAAGATTTAAAAGATTACTTCCCTACCCAGGTTTTAGCTACAGCTCCCGATATTCTCTACCTTTGGGTGGTAAGAATGATTTTCTCGGGCATGGAATTTATGAAAAAAATTCCATTTGAAAACATTTATATTAATCCCACGGTTTTTGCCAAAACCGGAGAAAGAATGTCAAAATCTTTGGGTACCGGAGTTGACCCGATGGATTTAATAACCAAATACGGTTCGGACGCCACCCGCTTTGGAATAATTTTCCAGATCTCAGACAGGCAGGATATTAAATTTAGTGAAGAAAATATTTTAATGGCCAAAAAATTCTGTAATAAAATTTGGAACGCCAGCCGGTTTGTTTTAATGCAAATCAAAGATTTAAAGTTCAACATAAAAGATTTGGAAAGCATTAAAAATTCAAAAAAACTGACCTTGGCTGATAAAAAAATTATAAAACAACTGAATCTCACGATAAAATCAACCGATGAATATTTAGGCAAATTTCAATTCGGAAAAACGGCAAACAAGCTTTATGATTTTTTCTGGCATGATTTTTGCGACATTTATATTGAAAAAACCAAATCCCAGAAAGAAAAAATAAACACTCAAAAAGTCCTTATTTTTGTTTTGTTAAATTCTTTAAAACTGCTTCATCCTTTCTTGCCTTTTATTACCGAAGAAATTTATCAATCGCTTCCTATAAAAAACAAAAAGAAATTATTAATAATCGAATCCTGGCCGAAATAA
- the tsaD gene encoding tRNA (adenosine(37)-N6)-threonylcarbamoyltransferase complex transferase subunit TsaD codes for MMILSIETSCDDTSLAIIRTRGKNRVYFDILSNIISSQIKIHKKWGGVYPVLAMRAHQKNLIPILKKVMKIANCTLRQTQGDTSATLSIECQNKKINTINKILEKEPELLNSFLKFVPKIKKPKIDVISVTEGPGLEPCLWTGINLAKALSFFWKIPLVPVNHVRGHIFANFIEEKINLKTNSDFFPALALVVSGGHTQLILMNDTEDYKILGETRDDAAVECLDNVARILGLEYPGGPIIEKKAEEWKIANDTLRQAQGDTERSRSVELQIDLPRPMINSKNYDFSFSGLKTAVLYDFKIRSSKIKKDKNYIRQLCFETQQAIFDVLIKKTIKAAKDFRVKSVLLGGGVASNQELRKQIKKAVENSLPKTKLLIPEPVYCTDNAVMTAIQGYFNFSEKKSKHWKNLKARANLRTD; via the coding sequence ATGATGATTTTATCTATTGAAACTTCCTGCGATGACACTTCTTTGGCAATAATTAGAACTCGAGGAAAAAATCGAGTTTATTTTGACATTCTTTCAAATATTATTTCTTCTCAAATAAAAATCCATAAAAAATGGGGCGGGGTCTACCCTGTTTTGGCTATGAGAGCCCATCAAAAAAATCTGATTCCGATTTTAAAAAAAGTTATGAAAATTGCAAATTGCACCCTTCGACAGACTCAGGGCGATACTTCGGCTACCCTCAGTATCGAATGCCAAAATAAAAAAATAAATACAATAAATAAAATACTGGAAAAAGAGCCGGAATTGCTTAATAGTTTTTTAAAATTTGTTCCAAAAATTAAAAAACCAAAAATTGACGTAATTTCCGTAACTGAAGGTCCCGGCTTGGAGCCTTGTTTGTGGACAGGAATAAATCTGGCCAAAGCTTTATCTTTTTTTTGGAAGATACCCCTTGTTCCGGTCAACCACGTTAGAGGTCATATTTTCGCCAATTTTATTGAAGAAAAAATTAATTTAAAAACGAATTCGGATTTTTTTCCGGCTTTGGCTCTGGTTGTTTCCGGAGGCCATACCCAGTTAATTTTAATGAATGATACTGAAGATTATAAAATCTTAGGGGAAACCCGGGACGACGCGGCCGTAGAATGCCTGGATAATGTGGCCAGAATTCTGGGATTGGAATATCCCGGAGGTCCTATTATTGAAAAAAAAGCTGAAGAATGGAAAATTGCAAATGACACCCTTCGACAGGCTCAGGGCGACACTGAGCGCAGCCGAAGTGTCGAATTGCAAATTGATTTGCCAAGACCGATGATAAACAGCAAAAATTATGATTTCAGTTTTTCAGGATTAAAAACCGCGGTTTTGTATGATTTTAAAATAAGAAGTTCAAAAATAAAAAAAGATAAAAATTATATCCGCCAACTCTGTTTTGAAACCCAGCAAGCAATTTTCGATGTTTTAATTAAAAAAACCATAAAAGCAGCCAAGGATTTCAGGGTAAAAAGCGTTCTTTTGGGCGGAGGCGTGGCATCTAACCAAGAATTGAGAAAACAAATAAAAAAAGCTGTGGAAAATTCTTTGCCAAAAACTAAATTATTGATTCCCGAACCAGTTTATTGCACTGACAACGCGGTAATGACCGCGATTCAAGGTTATTTTAACTTTTCAGAAAAAAAGTCGAAACATTGGAAAAATCTTAAAGCTCGAGCTAATTTAAGAACAGATTAA
- a CDS encoding glycosyltransferase family 2 protein codes for MEDKNYLKIGRAIDIENKKQRTLYRFLEIFPGFLSWLTLILLFLLCWKEPFYVAIFAIFFDLFWLVRVVYRSFLLKSGYKKMREHEKIDWLDKLENLKLKNWQDFYHLIVLPMYKEPIEIVRASFLSLKNCDYPKDRMIVVLALEERARKDVLEISNLIEKEFGKTFFKFLTVWHPENIEGEIPGKGSNETWASKFVKKEVIDFLKIPYENIIFSSFDIDTVVFPKYFSCLAYYYLTVKEPTRTSFQPIPLFINNVWEASVPSRIFSFSSTFWNTMNQAGQDNLITFSSHSMSFKALVEVDFRQTNVVSDDSRIFWQCFLKFDGDYRVCPLYYPISMDAVVAKSYLKTLIGVYKQQRRWAYGVIEIPYLLFGFLNNKKISLKKKIAFSLRAIEGHWSWATASFIIFLVGWLPLVLGGNDFNVTLFSYNLPRVLSNILTFSMISLVSSAYFSILLLPPKPPSYGKHKYLFFFLEWFVVPIVMIGFTPLPALDAQTRLMFGKYMGFFPTEKMRK; via the coding sequence ATGGAAGACAAAAATTATTTAAAAATTGGCCGGGCCATTGATATTGAAAATAAAAAACAAAGAACGCTTTATCGTTTTTTGGAAATTTTTCCGGGGTTTCTGTCTTGGTTGACTTTGATTTTGCTTTTTTTACTTTGTTGGAAAGAGCCTTTTTATGTCGCTATTTTCGCCATTTTTTTTGATTTGTTTTGGCTGGTCAGGGTAGTTTATCGGTCTTTTTTATTGAAATCCGGCTATAAGAAAATGAGAGAACACGAAAAAATTGACTGGCTGGATAAATTAGAAAATTTAAAATTAAAAAACTGGCAAGATTTTTACCATTTGATAGTTTTGCCCATGTATAAGGAACCCATAGAGATTGTCCGGGCGAGTTTTTTATCTTTGAAAAATTGCGATTATCCCAAAGACCGAATGATAGTGGTTTTAGCGCTTGAAGAAAGGGCCAGAAAAGACGTTTTAGAGATTTCAAATTTAATTGAAAAAGAATTCGGAAAAACTTTTTTTAAATTTTTAACAGTTTGGCACCCCGAGAACATTGAAGGGGAGATACCGGGCAAGGGGTCAAATGAAACTTGGGCCTCCAAATTCGTGAAAAAAGAAGTTATAGATTTTTTAAAAATTCCTTATGAAAATATTATTTTTTCTTCTTTTGATATTGATACGGTTGTTTTCCCAAAGTATTTCAGTTGTTTGGCTTATTATTATTTAACCGTCAAGGAGCCGACTCGAACCAGTTTTCAACCGATTCCTCTTTTTATAAATAATGTTTGGGAAGCATCCGTTCCATCGAGGATTTTTTCTTTTTCTTCAACTTTTTGGAACACGATGAACCAAGCTGGTCAGGATAATTTGATTACTTTTTCTTCCCATTCCATGAGCTTTAAAGCTTTAGTTGAGGTTGATTTTCGCCAGACCAATGTGGTTAGCGACGATTCCCGGATTTTCTGGCAGTGTTTTTTAAAGTTTGACGGCGATTACCGGGTTTGTCCCCTTTACTACCCAATATCCATGGATGCGGTGGTGGCAAAGAGTTATTTAAAAACTTTAATAGGTGTCTATAAACAACAAAGAAGATGGGCCTACGGCGTTATTGAAATTCCTTACCTTTTGTTCGGGTTTCTAAATAATAAAAAAATCTCCTTAAAAAAGAAGATTGCTTTCAGTCTAAGGGCCATTGAGGGCCATTGGTCTTGGGCAACCGCTAGTTTTATTATTTTCCTTGTGGGTTGGCTGCCTTTAGTTTTAGGAGGGAATGATTTTAATGTTACTCTTTTTTCCTATAACTTGCCTCGGGTTTTAAGCAATATTCTTACTTTTTCTATGATAAGCTTGGTCAGTTCGGCTTATTTCAGCATTCTTTTACTGCCTCCCAAGCCCCCCAGCTACGGAAAACACAAATATTTATTTTTCTTTTTAGAGTGGTTTGTGGTTCCCATTGTGATGATAGGATTTACCCCCTTGCCGGCCTTGGATGCCCAGACCCGATTGATGTTCGGGAAATATATGGGTTTTTTCCCTACGGAAAAAATGAGAAAATAA